From the genome of Phoenix dactylifera cultivar Barhee BC4 chromosome 5, palm_55x_up_171113_PBpolish2nd_filt_p, whole genome shotgun sequence:
AAAACAATGCTGATATTCTCATTCTCTGCTGTGCAGGACATCACATGGCTCAGAAAATCTCAGGCATCCTGGTTAGGGATCTTTTGTTTGCAGCTCATCTGAATTATAATATCTTCTTTTCCAGCATAAGACAATAACTACAATGCAATGGAGACTAGGCTTCCTATCACTCTGCTGATTGGGACACCACATGGATCTGACGATCTCTATTACTCTCATTACACTTATCTTCGCAGCTCACCTCCATTGCAATGCCATCTTGCCCAGAGAACTCCTTGAAATTTGCAGCCCTTCCCAATTCTTCCACCTCCTCAATAACGAGCTCCAGCCTTGCTACCATCTCCACTAGCAATGAAGCAAATGCTGCAAATGGGAGTGCGTCGGAGAACTCAAGGCTAGTGATCGCTAGCTTACTCAACGTTGGCCTCAAGACCTTCCTCTCAGCTGAttctgctgacttatctgctACCCTTTTGCTCCGCCTTTCCAATATTGATGAGATATCGGTCTTGACTGATGGTAAGACAACCTCGGACAATGCATGCTTATCATGTCTCCAGTCCACTAGCATGTTGGTGTTGCTAGGGGCGTTGTTGGAGCCTAGGAACAGGCGTGGTTGGGACTTAATGACAGAATTAAGGTCTTGCAAAGCCTTATGAAGATGTTCGGAGAGCACATCAGAAGAGCAACGTCTGCGGTTCCTTATGCTGCTAGCAAGTTCTGCAAGAACCTTGGACACTTCACCAGCTACTCGTATGCATGGGTCGCGAAATAGAGCTCTTACTGATCGTGGAGTCTACAACGCACGGGTAACCATGTGATTAGTAAGTCTCTGATGTGTGGTTCTTTCCAGAGCTATAACTGGGAAAGATGTGGCCTGAAAAAATGTCAAATTATGAGGATGTTGTTAATTGAGAAAATAAAACACCGAAGTAGATGTACCTGAATTTCAGATTCCAAACATCCATGAAGAGCTACAGCTGTATACCCAAAATGTCTAAGAACAGCACCAAGCTTCACATATTGTCGCCATGGGTACCGGTAGCAGTGTCTTGAGTGCCTCCTAGGCTCCCAGCTTGCAAATGTTGCCTGACCAGTGCTCATCATCGTCACCAACAATCTCATACAATTGATCCCTCAGAAACTTAAAAACTTCATACAATTTTGAAGATTTGTCTAAAGAATCATGGAATGCATTCAAATACTCTATTAACTTACAAGGGTCTCATCAATAGATTTGGAGTCCAAGACTGCTCTGTAGCCCTTGAATATTGGATCCTTGAACGAGTTTTCCTCCATAATTTTATTGTCCTTGTCTTCATCTTGGAAATACTCATTCACGCAAGCTGCAAGTCTTAACTGGTAAATTTTGGTTGAATATTTGTAATACCAAGGCACCTTGGACTTAAAGTAGATACATGgatgttatttaaattgatgaGATGTATACCTTCAATAGATCTTGCTAACCCTTCAATCTTGTACACTGTAGAGTGGTGGAGATCTTCACCAGACCAATTTGGCAAAATCAAGAGACTCATGAGAAGGCAGAGGCCGCAGCCGATGGCAATGGTGTAGAGACGGTCACGGGCTAGGTATAATACATTTCGTTTACGGAAACTTGATACCGTAATCAGATTGAAGGTTAGTAGGAAAATTACTACTCCATAGTCATAGTTCTTCTTTATGTATGGGATAAATCTCAAGTATGTCGCTAGAAATCCtatcaaagtaaaagagatacTGTTCTGTAAGAATACTGAAAACCTATATTACACCAggtgagaaaaaaaagaagaaaagcgtTTCCCAATTTTTTCCGAAAAAGTAAAGTGGCAGCAGTAAGTTAAAGATATTCTAATTCTCTGTCGTGAAATCTAGTTATTGTACACtaactcaaaaaaataaattaaattaaattaaaataaaatgccACCTACCTATTAAACAGACTGATATTCCTATAAAAGCTGCACGAAAAATTGTGCCTGTTTTTTCTGCCATAAATTCAATCAAGAATGCCAGTGATCCAGCACACAATGTCCCAACTCCTCTATTCAAACCCTTGCACAGTGTTGCACCTAACATaagcaacagaaaaaaaaaaaaaaaaaaaaaaaaagcccttgAAGTTTCAACAATGAAAGAAGTAAACAAATATTTCTTGCTCGTAAATGAAAAGATCACAAACTCACCAGCAGTAAATTCGAGGACCACAACAACAGTTATGACAGCCCAGATTGCATTGTCTCCAACACCTTTAAATAATGGCTCCAAGAGATATAAGAAGGAAACCAATGTTAAAGCTACCCCTACCTTTAGAGCATGAACAAGACGTCTAGGATCTTCTCTTCCCAGCTTCAATGCACTTTGCCACGAGGAAATAGATAGCATTGTGAATTTCTTCATAAAACCCACTATAAGGATCATATGCTTGTGGCCCTTGCTCTTGCAAGAAATCTGATTTCTTGCCATTGGAGTTCTGGAAACTGAAGGTGCTAATAGCCCAAACCAAGCATTGTTAGTGCAAGATCGTGAGTTCCATATATAGAACTTCCAAGACACGACACTAGCTCTTGAACATAGGCAGCTCCTCTTGTAGAAGTTGAGGATTCTAATGGAGGCTGGTGGATACTTTCGCTGTCGGTAGAAGCTTTTTCTGACAGCGATCCCGGAGTCGTGGGGCTTCTCAAATACGAGAGGTTACAAACTCACATTCACATGCATCCTGCTGAATGTAATGAGAACCGACATCAACATGCATATCCCACTTGTGGGAGTTAATTAAAGTTTTTTCAGAGAAAATCAGAATTCAACTCGTTCTAATATGATTTCGCTATGTCGAAAGGATATGCACTAAAAGGTTCTGGTAAGATGAATGGAACAACAAAAAGAAGCTTTATATTGATAAAGTTATTATCATCCATCAAAACGTTTTAGGCAAATAATAAGATGTCATAAGAAATTATGATAAGTTAATTCATG
Proteins encoded in this window:
- the LOC103704740 gene encoding aluminum-activated malate transporter 12-like produces the protein MARNQISCKSKGHKHMILIVGFMKKFTMLSISSWQSALKLGREDPRRLVHALKVGVALTLVSFLYLLEPLFKGVGDNAIWAVITVVVVLEFTAGATLCKGLNRGVGTLCAGSLAFLIEFMAEKTGTIFRAAFIGISVCLIGFLATYLRFIPYIKKNYDYGVVIFLLTFNLITVSSFRKRNVLYLARDRLYTIAIGCGLCLLMSLLILPNWSGEDLHHSTVYKIEGLARSIEACVNEYFQDEDKDNKIMEENSFKDPIFKGYRAVLDSKSIDETLATFASWEPRRHSRHCYRYPWRQYVKLGAVLRHFGYTAVALHGCLESEIQTPRSVRALFRDPCIRVAGEVSKVLAELASSIRNRRRCSSDVLSEHLHKALQDLNSVIKSQPRLFLGSNNAPSNTNMLVDWRHDKHALSEVVLPSVKTDISSILERRSKRVADKSAESAERKVLRPTLSKLAITSLEFSDALPFAAFASLLVEMVARLELVIEEVEELGRAANFKEFSGQDGIAMEVSCEDKCNESNRDRQIHVVSQSAE